The segment CGGCTACGGCTATGGCTACGGGGAGGAGTCGCCGGTCCACCGGACCCTACAGGACTACCTGCTGATCCTGCGCGAACGCATCTGGTATATCATCGTCGTCTTCCTCGTCGTTTTCTCGTCGGCGCTGGTTTACACGCTCAGTCGGCCGAAGATCTATCAGTCGAGCGCCAGCGTGCAGGTCTTCCGGCGGGATCCGACGATCATGCAGGTCCAGGCGGTGATGGATAACGAAATCCGCTCCGCGGAGGATCTGAACACGCAGGTCAAGATCCTGGAGAGCGCGACCATCGTCCAGAAGGTGGCGGCGCGCCTGTCCGGCAAGGAACTGGCAGACTTCCTCGCGCCATATAAATCCGAGGCGGACGAGACCGAGCCGCTCACCGCGGACGTCGTGCTGATGCGGAACCGCAAGATCATCCCGCAACGGCTGACGTTGATCATCGTGGTGCAGTATCAGCACACGGACCCGCAGCTCGCGGCGAAGATCGCCAACATGTTCGTCGACGAGTATATCAACTACAACGCCCGCGTGCGCATCGACGAATCGATGAAGGCCGTCGAGGACCTCAAGGTGCGGGTGGAGCAACAGCGCAAGAAGGTCGACGAGCTCGCGATGAACCTGCAGGCTTACCGCGCCAAAAGTAATCTCGTCTCGCTCGATGAGCGGAAGGACATCGTCACCGAGAAGCTGAAGGCGCTGAACATGCTGGTCACGCAGACCACCTCGCGCCTCGCCGATGCGGACGTGCGGCTCAAGCAGGTGCGCGAACGCCGCGCGACGAAGGGCGACCTCACCGAGCTGCCCTTCATCGCCGCGAGCCAGCCGTTGATCGCGCAACTGCAGCAGCAATTGTCGGCGCAGAAAATCGCCATGGCGCAGTTGCGCGATCGCTACCGCGAAAAACACCCGCGCATGATCGAGGCGACGAATCTGGTGAACCAGACCCAGCGCGAGCTCGACAAGGCGATCCGCACCGCCGAGGCCGCGATCGAATCCGAATACCAGACGGCCCTGCGCAACGACCAGGAGGCGCGCGCGCAGCTTTCCGCGCAGGAGGCCGAGTCGCTCATGATCGATCGCTACGGCGTCGAGTACGACAACATGGCCCGCGAATTGCGGATCAACGAGCAGATCCTGCAGACCATCCTGGCGCGCACCCGCGAAACCTCGATGACGAGCACGATCGAGACCCAGAATGCTCGCATCGTCGATCACGCGCTGCCGGCGTTGCGGCCGTCGTCCCCGAAGGTCGCGCTGAACCTCGCGCTCGGGCTGGTCGGCGGGCTTGGCCTCGGCCTCGCGTTCGCGTTCTTCGTCGCCTACATCGATGACCGGGTAAAGAGCTCGTTCGATATTGAGGGCGTGGTCGGGCTGCCGCTGGTCGGAATCATTCCCCAGATCAAGCGCATGGAGCAGCCGGAGAAGGCCCAGATCGTGGTCAACAACGCCGACCGGCAGGTGTCCGAGGCCTTCCTCACGTTGCATTCCAGCCTGCGGTTGAAGGACGACACCAAGAACGCGAAGTGCCTGCTGACCACCAGCACGATCCCGGGCGAGGGAAAATCCTTCATCACCACCAATCTCGCGCTGACCTTTGCCGCGCACGGCGAGCGCGTGGCGATCGTCGACTGCGATCTGCGCAAGCCGAACATCCACAAATCATTTCGGGTGGAGAATCTGCGCGGCGTGATCGACGTCTGCAACGGCACCGCGACGATCGACGAGGTCGTCCAGCGCAACCTCCAGCCGAATCTCGATGTCATCGCCGCCGGCGGCCGGGCCAAGAATCCGACGCAGGTGCTCAACAGCAAGAATTTCGAGCTGATGGTCTCCGATCTTCGCAAGCGCTACGACCGGGTGTTTTTCGACACCCCGCCGCTCGCGGCCGTGAGCGACGCGCTGATCGTGCTGCCGCTCGTCGACGGCTCGATCTTCACCATCTTCTTCAACAAGGTCCGGCGAAAAGCGGCGCAGTTCTGCGCCAAGAAGCTCCTCGATGCGAACGTACCCTGCGTCGGTGCCGTACTCAACGGGCTCAACCTGACCGTTTCCGGCTACTACTACGCGCAGTATTACGACAAATCCTACAAGGACTACTACGTCGTGATGGCGAAGGACGAGGAAGCCGAGGTGCGCTGAGCGGCGCGGCGATCAGCCGCGTCCGGCAGCGCGCGCGAGCCGGTCGTTGATGGCGTCGGCCAGGCCGCCGCCGCGGGCGCGTTCGAAATGCAGCCGCTTGAACCGCTGCGCGTCGACCAGCCGCAGCGTGTGGAAAAGTCGGCGCGCCGCTTCCCGGAGCGAGCCACGTTCGCTCAGCCAGAAAATATTCTCCCCGCTCACTCCCGCCGGACGGGCGACGAAGATCCAGGCTTCGTCCACGCGGGAATCTCCGACCTCGCGCGCCGAGAACCGTTCGTGCAGCTGCGACGGCGTGCGGGGGCTGTAGTGGCGGGAAAGCAAGCCGGGCGAAATGGGCGCATGCGGCGCAGTGCGGCGCGTGGGCATCCGCACCCGCACCCCTAGCACGCTTTCCAGCTCGCGGCGGCTGACCGCCCCTGGTCGGAGCAGCTGCGGATGTCGCGGATCGCGGAGATCAACGATGGTGGACTCAACGCCGATCGGACACTCGCCACCGTCCAGAATGGCCGGAATCCGCCGGCCAAGCCCGGCTCGTACGTGGGCGGCCGAGGTCGGGCTGATGTAGCCGAACGGATTCGCGCTCGGGGCGGCGACCGGCATGCCGGCGCGGCGCAGCAGCTGCCGGAAGAGAGGATGCGCCGGCATCCGGACCGCGACGCTGGGCAATCCGGAAGAAACCACAGCCGGCACGATCGAACGCCGGGGCAATACCATCGTCAACGGCCCGGGCCAGAACGCCCGCGCCAGCCGCTCGGCTGCGGAGTTGGTTTCGGCGAGCAGATCGAGCTGGGCCCGGTCGTGGATGTGGACGATCAACGGATCGTTCGCGGGGCGACCCTTCGCCCGGAAAATCTTCCGGCAGGCGCGGGCATCCAGCGCGTTGGCGGCGAGCCCGTAAACCGTTTCAGTCGGCACCGCCACCAGCTCGCCGTCGCGCAGCATCCGCGCGAGCCGCGCCAGGTTGCGCGGGGTACCGCGGTAGAGGCGGGCAGTGGCGGGACGGGTCATGGCACGAAAAAGGCCGGAGCCATCGACTCCGGCCTGAAGTGGTTTGGCAATCGCAACCCTTACTGCGCTAGGAGCATGTTCCGGGCGTGCTTGATCGTCTTGGTTACCGCGCGCTGGTGCTTGGCCGAAAGGTGGGTGTATTTGCGCGGCAGGATCTTGCCGGTGTCGGTGATGTAGCCGCGGACAGTTTCTTTCGGCGCCGTGAACGGGATCTCGGCGGGGGTGAGGCTGTGCTGCGGTTGTTCGTTGGTGCTCATGTCGGAAAAAGGGGGTCAAACACAGGCGGCGGCCCGGGTGATGTCAACCTGCATTTTTGGGATGCAAAATCGCACCGGTTCGCTCCATCTTCGAGGGCACCGTGGGTCCCCATAGCTCAACTGGATAGAGCAGCGGTTTCCTAAACCGCGCATCCCGGTTCAAGTCCGGGTGGGGGCGCCAGCCTGAGAAATGCACTGGGTCTACATGCTGCAGGACGAAGCGGGGCGCTGTTACATCGGCGAAACGGCAGATTTGGCCAAACGCCTGGCGCAGCATCGTTGCGGTGGGACGCAGACGACGCGCCGGATGAAGGGCGAACTGCGGCTGATCGCGACCCGCGTGTTGGCGGACGCCCATGAGGTACGTGTCCTTGAGCGAACGCTCAAATCCTGGAAGAACCCGGCCAAGGCTCGGCAATATCTCGCGGGCTCGACTTCAGGATAGAGCAGCCCCGACGAAGTCGGGGCGCATCCCGGTTCAAGTCCGGGTGGGGGCGCCAGCCTGAGAAATGCACTGGGTCTACATGCTGCAGGACGAAGCGGGGCGCTGTTACATCGGCGAAACGGCAGATTTGGCCAAACGCCTGGCGCAGCATCGTTGCGGTGGGACGCAGACGACGCGCCGGATGAAGGGCGAACTGCGGCTGATCGCGACCCGCGTGTTGGCGGACGCCCATGAGGTACGTGTCCTTGAGCGAACGCTCAAATCCTGGAAGAACCCGGCCAAGGCTCGGCAATATCTCGCGGGCTCGACTTCAGGATAGAGCAGCCCCGACGAAGTCGGGGCGCATCCCGGTTCAAGTCCTGTGGGCGCCAGCCTGTGAGAAATGCACTGGGTCTACATGCTGCAGGACGAAGCGGGGCGCTGTTACATCGGCGAAACGGCAGATTTGGCCAAACGCCTGGCGCAGCATCGTTGCGGTGGGACGCAGACGACGCGCCGGATGAAGGGCGAACTTCGGCTGATCGCGACCCGCACGTTGGCGGACGCCCATGAGGCACGTGTCCTTGAACGAACGCTCAAATCCTGGAAGAACCCGGCCAAGGCTCGGCAATATCTCGCGGGCTCGACTTCAGGATAGAGCAGCCCCGACGAAGTCGGGGCGCATCCCGGTTCAAGTCCGGGTGGGGGCGCCAACGGCACGCCGACAGGGTGTGAAACGAGGAAACATTTCGCCAGTGGCGGGCGTCTCGACAACCTGCCCGTCTGGGTCATTCTATCCTGCTCATGTTGCGTTCCCGCCTTCTTCTCCGCCGTCGGCCTTCGCTGCGCCGGGGCTTTACGCTCCTCGAAATCATGATCGCGCTGGCGATCCTTGGACTCCTCGTCGGACTGGCCGTCACCAATCTGGACACGATTTTTGGCGGCGCGCAGGTGAAGACCGCCGAGCTCTTCGTGCGCCAATCGATCAAGCTGCCGCTGACCAGTTACCGGATTCACATGGGCGATTATCCTTCGACGGCGGAAGGGTTGCAGGCGTTGATCACCCCGCCGACCAATCGCGCCGACCAGTGGCGTGGCCCGTACCTGGAGCCGGCGACGCTGCCGCTCGATCCGTGGGGAGACGCTTACATCTATCGCTATCCGGGCACCCACAACAAAACGAGCTATGACATCGTCTCGAAGGGGCCGGACCGCACCGAGGGCACGCAGGACGACATCGGCAACTGGACCGGGGAGAAGTAACGCATGGTGCTTGGTGCAGGTGAACGCAGCCGGCCTTCGTCGGTGCCGGGTTTTCCTCCTCGCTGCTTGTACCCGGCACGCACGCGCCGTGCGTTCACGCTGCTCGAGATCCTTTTGGCGCTCGCGTTGATCGGCTTGCTGTCGGGTGCTTTGGTTACCGGGGCGGTGAGCCTGCTGAACACCG is part of the Opitutus terrae PB90-1 genome and harbors:
- a CDS encoding GumC family protein, translated to MEQETKPPAPSTDGNHPNAGYPGYSAPGYGYGYGEESPVHRTLQDYLLILRERIWYIIVVFLVVFSSALVYTLSRPKIYQSSASVQVFRRDPTIMQVQAVMDNEIRSAEDLNTQVKILESATIVQKVAARLSGKELADFLAPYKSEADETEPLTADVVLMRNRKIIPQRLTLIIVVQYQHTDPQLAAKIANMFVDEYINYNARVRIDESMKAVEDLKVRVEQQRKKVDELAMNLQAYRAKSNLVSLDERKDIVTEKLKALNMLVTQTTSRLADADVRLKQVRERRATKGDLTELPFIAASQPLIAQLQQQLSAQKIAMAQLRDRYREKHPRMIEATNLVNQTQRELDKAIRTAEAAIESEYQTALRNDQEARAQLSAQEAESLMIDRYGVEYDNMARELRINEQILQTILARTRETSMTSTIETQNARIVDHALPALRPSSPKVALNLALGLVGGLGLGLAFAFFVAYIDDRVKSSFDIEGVVGLPLVGIIPQIKRMEQPEKAQIVVNNADRQVSEAFLTLHSSLRLKDDTKNAKCLLTTSTIPGEGKSFITTNLALTFAAHGERVAIVDCDLRKPNIHKSFRVENLRGVIDVCNGTATIDEVVQRNLQPNLDVIAAGGRAKNPTQVLNSKNFELMVSDLRKRYDRVFFDTPPLAAVSDALIVLPLVDGSIFTIFFNKVRRKAAQFCAKKLLDANVPCVGAVLNGLNLTVSGYYYAQYYDKSYKDYYVVMAKDEEAEVR
- a CDS encoding L-threonylcarbamoyladenylate synthase, which produces MTRPATARLYRGTPRNLARLARMLRDGELVAVPTETVYGLAANALDARACRKIFRAKGRPANDPLIVHIHDRAQLDLLAETNSAAERLARAFWPGPLTMVLPRRSIVPAVVSSGLPSVAVRMPAHPLFRQLLRRAGMPVAAPSANPFGYISPTSAAHVRAGLGRRIPAILDGGECPIGVESTIVDLRDPRHPQLLRPGAVSRRELESVLGVRVRMPTRRTAPHAPISPGLLSRHYSPRTPSQLHERFSAREVGDSRVDEAWIFVARPAGVSGENIFWLSERGSLREAARRLFHTLRLVDAQRFKRLHFERARGGGLADAINDRLARAAGRG
- the rpsR gene encoding 30S ribosomal protein S18, whose translation is MSTNEQPQHSLTPAEIPFTAPKETVRGYITDTGKILPRKYTHLSAKHQRAVTKTIKHARNMLLAQ
- a CDS encoding GIY-YIG nuclease family protein; amino-acid sequence: MHWVYMLQDEAGRCYIGETADLAKRLAQHRCGGTQTTRRMKGELRLIATRVLADAHEVRVLERTLKSWKNPAKARQYLAGSTSG
- a CDS encoding GIY-YIG nuclease family protein, with translation MHWVYMLQDEAGRCYIGETADLAKRLAQHRCGGTQTTRRMKGELRLIATRTLADAHEARVLERTLKSWKNPAKARQYLAGSTSG
- the gspG gene encoding type II secretion system major pseudopilin GspG — its product is MLRSRLLLRRRPSLRRGFTLLEIMIALAILGLLVGLAVTNLDTIFGGAQVKTAELFVRQSIKLPLTSYRIHMGDYPSTAEGLQALITPPTNRADQWRGPYLEPATLPLDPWGDAYIYRYPGTHNKTSYDIVSKGPDRTEGTQDDIGNWTGEK